A window of Rhodospirillaceae bacterium genomic DNA:
TATGGATTTAGCCACAATATTAGGCATCGTCGCGGGAACATCCGTTGTTGGTCTGGCCATTATTTTTGGCGGCAGCGCCGGCATGTTTCTCAACATCCCCAGTGTTTTGATTGTCTTTGGCGGCACGATCGCTGGGGTTTTGATTCGCTTTCCGTTGGCTGACGTCATGAATGCGCTCAAGCTTGGCACGTCTAACGCCTTTCAGCAGCATACCCAAAGTGCTGTTGGCCTTATTGATGAAGCGGTTGAGCTAGCTGAGTTGTCACGTACCAAGGGTCAACTGGCACTTGAAAATGCACCCATTGATAACGAATTTCTGCGCAAGGGTGCGCTGATGTACTGCGACGGCCTGCAACCGGAATTCATCACGCACGCCCTCAGCCGAGACCGTGACCTTTTAATTGAGCGTCTTGAAGAAGGCGAAAAAATCTACCGCTTCATGGGTGATGCCGCGCCAGCGTTTGGCATGATCGGCACCTTGGTCGGCCTGGTGCAAATGCTGAGCACCATGGACAACCCAGAAACCATTGGCCCGTCCATGGCTGTTGCCCTGTTGACCACGCTGTATGGCGCTTTAATTGCCAACCTGATTGCCTTGCCGATTGCCGATAAACTGGCGAACAAGGCCAAGATTGAATATACCAACCGTTCTTTAGTGGTCGAAGCCGTGAACCAGATTGCAGAGAAACAGAACCCTGACTCTATGTATCAGTTGTTGTCAGCTTTCTTGCCGGAAGATCAACGTCGTGCCGACGAGAGATAGAGTTCGTGCCGACGAGAGATAGAGTTCGTACCGAAGACACTTAAGTCGTTCGATTTGGCTCGAGCGACAAAGACGATAGAAGGAAGGATAAGATGGCTAAACCAGCGCCCGTTCCGATGTGGGTTGTAACGTTCGCTGACCTGATGTCCATCTTGGTCTGCTTCTTTATCCTTTTGTTGTCGTTCTCCATTATGGACGTAAAAAAGTTTCACGAAGTTTCAGGCTCCATGAAGGATGCCTTCGGTATCCAAAAAGAACGTCTTCTTTCCAGCGTGATCGAGTTGATCGGCAGTCCGGTCCTTGAGCATGCGTCCAATATCCAGCCCGTTCCCATTCCCACGTTGTCTTCACCAAACTCCAGCACCACAGGGGCGAGTCAGGGGTCTGATCAGGGCGAAGAAGCAGAGAGCAGTGAAGAGCAACTCGAGGAAGATTTTGATTCTAAAAGCGGGTTTGAAGAAGATATTGGCGCTCAGGAACAATTGTCTGACGCAGAGGAGCAGGCCTTAGCGTCTATGGCGCTGGCGGCGTTGCGGGAGGCCGTGCGTGCACAAGAGCAAGCTTCTGCGGATATGGATCAAACCCTCGGTCAAATCCAAATGGCGCTGCAACGCGAAATGGAAGGCCGTTTGGTCGATGTTGACAAAAACTATTCTGAAATCGTTATCACATTTCCTGATGAAGTCGGGTTCCGCACGGGCAGTGATCAAATCACCGATAGTTTTTTTGCGTCGCTAAATCGTCTGGCTGATGTGATCAAGAAAGTGGATGGCCAAATCATCGTCGCTGGTCACACCGATAACACACCTCTGAACACAACAGCGGGACGGTTCCAGGATAACTGGGCGCTATCAGCAGCGCGCGCTGCGGCGGTTGTGCGGCATTTCCAGAACGTCAACAATATCTCAGGCCGCCGGTTAGAGGTTCAGGGCTTTGGCGATACACGCCCGGTCGACAGCAATTTTTCCATCCAGGGCCGTGATCGCAACCGCCGGGTTGAGATCATTCTGCGCAAAGACGGAGACGGTAGTGCACCAGAAGAAGGCCAGCGTGTCGGGGGGACACCACCACCACCACCTGTTGCGGTTTATCCGCCAGGTCTGCTAAGGGCTTTCCGTCGCTAAAAAAACGGCATCCCATCGCCTGATAGAAAGTTCGTTTCACATGTCTAAGTATGATTTTGATCTGATCACCATTGGGGCAGGCTCCGGTGGTGTTCGCGCCAGCCGTTTGTCCGCTGGTTATGGTGGCCGTGTCGCGACCATTGAAGAAAGCCGCGTTGGCGGCACCTGCGTGATGCGTGGCTGTGTGCCCAAAAAGCTTTTGGTTTACGGGGCTCACTACGCTGAACACTTCGAAGATGCGGCGGGCTTTGGCTGGACCGTAGGTGAAACCAGCCATGACTGGTCGGCTTTGATCGCTGCGAAAGACAAAGAGCTCGATAGGTTAGAGCGTGTTTACCATCGCATGTTCCAGGACTCAGGCGTCAATTTGATCGAAGGGCGGGGCGTACTGGCCGATGCCCACACTGTGGAAGTTGATGGTAAGACCTACACAACCGAAAAAATTCTTGTCGCCGTTGGCGGCTGGCCGTTCATTCCCGATATCACAGGCAAAGAGCATGCGATCACCTCTAATGAAGCGCTTGATCTTAAAGAGCTGCCAGAGAAAATTCTAATTGTTGGCGGTGGCTACATTGCGCTCGAATTTGCGGGAATCTTCAATGCGTTTGGCTCAAAGGTAGATGTGGCCATTCGCTCTGGCGCAATCCTCCGTGGCTTTGACAATGATGTTAGTAACACGGTGTCGGAAGAGCTCGAGAAAAAGGGCATCTCTATTCACCGCGACTGCGTCCTGCGCTCCATCGAGAAGCTTGCCGATGGTCGGCTGTCCGTGATGGTGGACCGCGGCGAAGAACTGATCGTCGATCAGGTCATGTATGCGACTGGACGTTCGCCAAACACGGATGGTTTGGGTCTTGAGAACGCGGGCGTTAAGGTGACCAACGATGGGGCTATTATCGTCGATGAATGGAATCGTTCCAGTGTCGAGAATATTTTTGCGGTTGGCGATGTTACAGATCGCGTCAACCTCACGCCCGTGGCCATCAACGAAGGCCGCGTGTTCGCCGAGACCTTCTTCAATAACAATCCGTTGACCTTGGATTACACCAACATTGCCTCCGCTGTGTTCACACAGCCTACGGTCGCGACGGTCGGCCTCACGGAAGAGCAGGCGCGCGAGAAGCATAAAGTCAAGATCTTCATTTCGCGCTTCCGGGCCATGAAACACACGCTGTCTGGCCGGGACGAGCGCATTATGATGAAACTTGTCGTCGATAAAGACACCGACAAAGTGCTTGGCTGTCATATGGTCGGCGACGAAGCCCCTGAAATCATTCAAGGTTTGGCGGTTGCCCTGAAATGTGGAGCGACCAAAGCCCAGTTTGATGCCACCATTGGCATTCATCCCACGGCGGCAGAAGAGTTTGTCACCATGCGCGATGCAGTGCCCGAGTCGACCGAGGTCTGAACGCCCACGCCAACTCAGGCTATGCAGATCACCTCGCCCCCCCCTACTCTTTCCTGGGTCATCACAGGAGGGGAGACGGCAAATGAAACAGGCACCTTTAACGAGCCGGCGCGCAGCGCTCGCAGGACTTGGTGTAACCGCCGCCGCGGCAGTGGCGCAGTCAAAATCGGCACGCGCCGCAGTTCCGATTGATCTGGATAGCCCTCAAGGCAACCTCGATGGCTATTTGAAAGCCCGCAGCGATATCGCTGGTAATGAAGCCATGTTGTGGAAGAAGGGCTACGTGCACGCCATGATGCCGGGCCGCCCAGGCAAACGCCTGATGATGTTCCAAGGCATCAATGTCACCCGTTGTCTCAAGGACGATACTGGCTACACCTATCTGCAACGCGAATGTTTGATCTGGTGTGACCCGGTAACGGAAGAACCAATCTCAACGTGGGACAACCCATTTACGGAGCGCACCAATGAAGTGTTTCATCTGCTCAATTCGGCAGTGAACTCTCATTACGATGTGGAGGGTGCCAGCGGTCCGTTCCACATGCCCTACCTCGAACACACCGGCGACATCGCGTTCTATCGCGATCTTCTGTATCTCACGCCTTCGGTGCTGACGCTCGAGGACTACGCACCGTATTCCAGCTCTGATGTGTACCAAGGGGCAGGACTCTATCATTTCCATTGCCGCCGCGAAGACTTGGAAGATCCCGAGTTAACGTCCGCTCCTGCGTTGCAAACCCACACAGGTGTGCGCCAGTGGTTGCCATGGATGGAAATGGGCACCTGGGATGGCCAACTCATTCTGCCGGCCCGGGGCAAAAAGCTCGCGGGCGGGGCGGCAGAGTTGCCGCAACCGCTGCTCGGTTGGATGGAAAAGAACGCCCCAGAATACTTAGAAGCTCCATCTCCCGACAAACCGCAAGCGCGCACCAGCTTCTATCAGGAGTTTAAGAAGCACATCGATAAAAAAAGAGCACAGCAGACCGCAGACTAATACCGAGATTGATTAGAAATTTTCCAGCAGCCGTCCCAGGCCATAAACCTTGTCCTCAATCCCGCTGGCCCTAAGCGCGTGCCAGTAAGTTGCGGTGTTAATGGCGATCACCGGTTTGTTCAGCACCAGTTCTGTTGCCGCAGCCAGGCGCACCATGCTGCAATTGGTGCCCACTTGAATCAGCGCATCGACATCGTCGCCATCAAGCTCTTTGAGAGTTTCGCGCAACGTGTCTTCGGTGATCTCGGCGATGCCCGTCCAACTGGTGGCGCGCAGGGGAATGTCGCGCACCACTTCAAAACCTTCATCGGTGAAGTACTGGCGTACTTCTTTGTTATTGATCGGATAGTAGGGCGACAGGAAGGAAATACGTTTTACACCACCGTAGGCGCGCAAGGCAGCGGCACAAGACAAAGAGCCGATGCTGCACTTAATGCCACCAGACTGTTCCTCGACCTTTTCAACAAAATCTAACGCGCCTTGCTTGCCACCGAAGAACGTAATAGCAGAC
This region includes:
- a CDS encoding MotA/TolQ/ExbB proton channel family protein — protein: MDLATILGIVAGTSVVGLAIIFGGSAGMFLNIPSVLIVFGGTIAGVLIRFPLADVMNALKLGTSNAFQQHTQSAVGLIDEAVELAELSRTKGQLALENAPIDNEFLRKGALMYCDGLQPEFITHALSRDRDLLIERLEEGEKIYRFMGDAAPAFGMIGTLVGLVQMLSTMDNPETIGPSMAVALLTTLYGALIANLIALPIADKLANKAKIEYTNRSLVVEAVNQIAEKQNPDSMYQLLSAFLPEDQRRADER
- a CDS encoding OmpA family protein, yielding MAKPAPVPMWVVTFADLMSILVCFFILLLSFSIMDVKKFHEVSGSMKDAFGIQKERLLSSVIELIGSPVLEHASNIQPVPIPTLSSPNSSTTGASQGSDQGEEAESSEEQLEEDFDSKSGFEEDIGAQEQLSDAEEQALASMALAALREAVRAQEQASADMDQTLGQIQMALQREMEGRLVDVDKNYSEIVITFPDEVGFRTGSDQITDSFFASLNRLADVIKKVDGQIIVAGHTDNTPLNTTAGRFQDNWALSAARAAAVVRHFQNVNNISGRRLEVQGFGDTRPVDSNFSIQGRDRNRRVEIILRKDGDGSAPEEGQRVGGTPPPPPVAVYPPGLLRAFRR
- the gor gene encoding glutathione-disulfide reductase produces the protein MSKYDFDLITIGAGSGGVRASRLSAGYGGRVATIEESRVGGTCVMRGCVPKKLLVYGAHYAEHFEDAAGFGWTVGETSHDWSALIAAKDKELDRLERVYHRMFQDSGVNLIEGRGVLADAHTVEVDGKTYTTEKILVAVGGWPFIPDITGKEHAITSNEALDLKELPEKILIVGGGYIALEFAGIFNAFGSKVDVAIRSGAILRGFDNDVSNTVSEELEKKGISIHRDCVLRSIEKLADGRLSVMVDRGEELIVDQVMYATGRSPNTDGLGLENAGVKVTNDGAIIVDEWNRSSVENIFAVGDVTDRVNLTPVAINEGRVFAETFFNNNPLTLDYTNIASAVFTQPTVATVGLTEEQAREKHKVKIFISRFRAMKHTLSGRDERIMMKLVVDKDTDKVLGCHMVGDEAPEIIQGLAVALKCGATKAQFDATIGIHPTAAEEFVTMRDAVPESTEV
- a CDS encoding DUF1838 family protein; its protein translation is MKQAPLTSRRAALAGLGVTAAAAVAQSKSARAAVPIDLDSPQGNLDGYLKARSDIAGNEAMLWKKGYVHAMMPGRPGKRLMMFQGINVTRCLKDDTGYTYLQRECLIWCDPVTEEPISTWDNPFTERTNEVFHLLNSAVNSHYDVEGASGPFHMPYLEHTGDIAFYRDLLYLTPSVLTLEDYAPYSSSDVYQGAGLYHFHCRREDLEDPELTSAPALQTHTGVRQWLPWMEMGTWDGQLILPARGKKLAGGAAELPQPLLGWMEKNAPEYLEAPSPDKPQARTSFYQEFKKHIDKKRAQQTAD
- a CDS encoding arylmalonate decarboxylase encodes the protein MGDVLAWRKKFGVIGPSTNTVVQPDMEQMRPPGVTNHYSRIFTPNAKALDDESAWNATQVIADNVADAVKSIVTCEPDYLVMGMSAITFFGGKQGALDFVEKVEEQSGGIKCSIGSLSCAAALRAYGGVKRISFLSPYYPINNKEVRQYFTDEGFEVVRDIPLRATSWTGIAEITEDTLRETLKELDGDDVDALIQVGTNCSMVRLAAATELVLNKPVIAINTATYWHALRASGIEDKVYGLGRLLENF